AAGAAAATTGCGATAGTGCTCAGAACGGTGTAACTATTTTGTTGTACAGATTTATATTATGGATGAAGCTAAGAAGCTAACTgcttaacaacaaacaaactagCTACCTTTGTCATGGCCTCCTTCTTCTCTTTATTTGGCCTCTCcgttctttcattttcttcacaTTTGATCTCCACTTTCCTCTCTTTGGGTCGCgtattttctttgtcttctttcaTGTTCCAGAATCGAGCAATAGGATGTACTAAGAAAGCTGTGAAGAGGTGTTTAGTTGAAGCTTTTACTTCGCTCAACTTTCTGTAGCAGTTTCACGACACACAGACAAACgcttctgattggctgcctGGTCTCTGACCCAGGGATATTAGGGATTGTCGATGTAGTTCAGGATAGTACAGGAAAAAACAACTAGCTAATTAGACAAGCCGCAGCACGCTTTCCTGTTGATAAAAACAGCTTAGAGCAGCAAAATTCACCCTACAAGACCCCTATAGCAGCTGTATGAAATTCACACTGGTGTGAActgtcttctgtttcttttttcgttttgttgttgttgttgttttttagcaTTGTACCTAACGGAAGTATACAATGCAAAGTGGTGCTTCTGTTCGACTGGTATTACACAgcaattattttacaaatactattttaaaatttatcctggtttaatgtcattatttacttgcgtttttaaatgtataatatgtgaTATGTAGATATCATAAACTCAGCACAAGAGAGGCTAAAAAAATTATGCAAACCGGAAGTAGTGGACTATCTAGCGGAAGTCGGTGCGTGACCGTCAACGCAGCAGCCATTTTGGTCAAATAGAATttagagaacaagaacaaaattAGAACAAAgagaatttatttctttattagtgCAGTAAGACAAAATCCCTATTAAACTGCATCTCAGACACACTTTACCTTCATCATGTGGTATGAAATATTGCCTGGATTTGCTATAATGACGGTTTGTTTGATCGTTCCTGGAGTGGCAACTTCTCAAATACAGAAATTTACTAACGGTAGAAAGGTGAGTGCTTAAAGCTGACTAGAGTGAGTTTTGTTTACATCTAAATTGCCGTAAGTGACTTAAGTTCTGGGATTTTAACTCAGTGTTCTGATCTAGTTTAGACCATAAACCCCAGCCACTGCTGCCCttaatatgtgtttgtttgtttttgtcaaatTTGGCATGAAAATGTATGTATACGTTAATAAGTATATTCAACATCACAGTGCAGCCTTTTTGTGTGATTAAGCAATAGATAAATAACGTGTTAGTTTCATTGGAGGAAATCTTAGCGCCAtgacagacttttattttacatggtAAATAGTAAATCCAGCTAATTTTATGtgctatatagtgtatatataattgtaCTATCGTGTGCTGAATGGTGATGCCTTTTCTTTGTGCTCCTCACTTGAAATTACAAACAAGATGATCTGAAAGGAGACTCTTGAGAGGAGATGAGTCTCCTCTCGTGAGATAAGAGACTGCATCATCTCTTGTTCATCTGCATTTAAGTCTGTTCAACTTGTTACCTCGTTTGCACATTCATATGAAAGCTTGTTCAAATTCAAAAACAAGAATTCTTTCTGTTTATAAGTACTGCATATACCATGTACAGGGTcgtatataaattaaacaaagaTATTTTTCAACATAAATCTAACATATCATTATGGATAGATAATTAAGGTTTTTACATGTTTTCCTCAGTCTCTCTATTGATTAATATGTGAACCCAGAAACCTCACTGAGCCATTCAGATATGAAGTTATGTTTATGCCTTTAAGCATAAAGATTGGCAAATAGAAATTAATTTCTGTCTTAAAAATTAGTATATTTTGATTAGTACAATTAGCTAAGTTTTTCAGAAAGGTTTTGCTGGTCTTACAAGATTATCTGTATTACAAGGTTAAAAAATGCTATATTCTTGCCATTCTTTAATACTTAACCTAATTTTGTATTTAGGAGAAAAGAATCGCAAGAGTTCCTTACCAGTGGTACCTGATGGAAAGAGACAAGAGGGTGTCAGGGACTGGACTGTATTACCAGTCAAAGgtcaatttatattattaaattaattcattttattgtttattttgttgttgtcatttttgtttttatattagtgtgcaactttttttttcttgttaaagcgatttctgaaatgtttttttgttttcacaggGACTTGAAAACATTAAATGAAGATCATACCAAACCCC
The Tachysurus vachellii isolate PV-2020 chromosome 13, HZAU_Pvac_v1, whole genome shotgun sequence genome window above contains:
- the ndufa1 gene encoding NADH dehydrogenase [ubiquinone] 1 alpha subcomplex subunit 1, with translation MWYEILPGFAIMTVCLIVPGVATSQIQKFTNGRKEKRIARVPYQWYLMERDKRVSGTGLYYQSKGLENIK